In a genomic window of Nodosilinea sp. E11:
- a CDS encoding efflux RND transporter periplasmic adaptor subunit: protein MVMKQLGQSRRVFGPIFGYLLLGGMAIATVACGQPVEPTDQAQPERDSGVVVDVAVAEAADAGGRVYTGTTRPARQVSLRSQAEGRLLSLTRDVGDVVQQGQVVGTLDNVLLQTAVGEAQAELAARQFEVTQAEAELADIRTSIEDSRVRLQQASNDAQRLQTLADQGAVAAQAAEQAQTTVRTAEQALASSQEQVRTRQQAVSAAQQRVEAQRSILRETQQRLSFANLTASLSGVVLERVAEPGDLVLPGEAVLTLGDLSAVLVVIEVADSNLSEFSVGQSVEIEIDAFANETFTGQVTRISPVADSTSRQLPVEITVANPGGRIGSGLLARVTSAGSQANAVVVPEDALGNAEEAEDQIFVVTEADGLSVVEARTVQVGDRADGQVTILAGLAPGEQYVVRSSQPLAGGQTVELSLTSES from the coding sequence ATGGTGATGAAGCAGTTAGGGCAGTCAAGGCGCGTTTTTGGACCCATATTTGGATATTTGCTGCTGGGCGGCATGGCGATCGCCACGGTAGCCTGCGGCCAGCCGGTAGAGCCCACGGACCAAGCCCAACCTGAGCGAGACTCAGGCGTGGTGGTTGATGTCGCGGTGGCTGAAGCCGCCGATGCCGGCGGCCGGGTCTACACAGGTACAACCCGCCCGGCGCGACAGGTGTCGCTGCGATCGCAGGCCGAAGGCCGATTGCTGTCGCTCACCCGCGACGTGGGCGATGTAGTGCAACAAGGCCAGGTCGTGGGCACCCTCGACAACGTGCTATTGCAAACCGCCGTGGGTGAGGCCCAGGCTGAGCTGGCCGCCCGCCAATTTGAAGTCACCCAGGCCGAGGCCGAACTCGCCGACATTCGCACCTCCATCGAAGACTCCAGAGTGCGCCTTCAGCAGGCCAGCAACGATGCCCAGCGCCTTCAGACCCTGGCCGACCAAGGGGCTGTGGCCGCCCAGGCCGCCGAGCAAGCCCAAACCACCGTACGCACAGCCGAGCAAGCCCTGGCGTCATCTCAAGAGCAGGTGCGCACCCGGCAGCAGGCGGTCTCGGCAGCCCAGCAGCGGGTCGAAGCCCAGCGCTCAATTCTTCGAGAAACCCAGCAGCGGCTCTCCTTTGCTAACTTAACCGCTTCGCTCTCGGGGGTGGTGCTAGAGCGAGTTGCCGAACCCGGCGATTTAGTCTTACCCGGCGAAGCGGTGCTCACCCTCGGCGATCTATCGGCGGTGCTGGTGGTGATTGAAGTCGCCGATAGCAACCTGAGCGAGTTCAGCGTGGGGCAGTCGGTTGAAATCGAGATCGACGCCTTTGCCAACGAAACCTTCACCGGCCAAGTCACCCGCATTTCGCCCGTCGCCGACAGCACCTCCCGCCAGCTGCCGGTAGAAATTACTGTCGCCAACCCCGGTGGCCGCATTGGCAGCGGCCTATTGGCTCGGGTGACTAGCGCTGGCAGCCAGGCCAATGCGGTCGTGGTGCCCGAAGATGCCCTCGGCAATGCTGAGGAGGCTGAGGACCAAATTTTTGTCGTTACCGAGGCCGATGGGCTCTCGGTGGTCGAAGCTCGCACCGTGCAGGTGGGCGATCGCGCCGATGGTCAGGTGACTATTCTGGCTGGCCTGGCCCCTGGAGAGCAGTACGTCGTGCGCAGCAGCCAGCCCCTAGCCGGCGGACAGACAGTAGAGCTCAGTTTAACGTCCGAATCGTAA
- a CDS encoding EcsC family protein, translated as MTSSFNSSDSNRNTFQAVTQVMQAIVTVLDNATASTGNALVSTLQPFLEPATATVGSVVGPLANLPFMKFATVLPGMRWLMAAIGQVNVEEVRSQVDELRHQYPLETKRALAQRVMAETAVKAAGVGLATNFIPPVALALALVDIGAIAALQANMIYRIATIYGYSPTDHDRRGEVLAIWLLSSTTGGMLKSGLSVAELIPGLGAILGVASNATLLYSVGYFACRYYETKRSAPTEIVV; from the coding sequence GTGACCTCCTCCTTTAATAGTTCTGACTCTAACCGCAACACCTTTCAGGCTGTAACTCAGGTCATGCAGGCTATTGTGACCGTGCTTGACAACGCTACGGCCAGCACCGGCAACGCGCTGGTATCGACATTGCAGCCCTTTTTAGAACCGGCCACTGCCACCGTGGGCAGTGTGGTTGGCCCCCTGGCGAATCTGCCGTTTATGAAGTTCGCCACAGTGCTGCCGGGGATGAGGTGGCTGATGGCGGCTATTGGTCAGGTGAATGTGGAAGAGGTGCGATCGCAGGTCGATGAGCTGCGTCACCAATACCCGCTCGAAACCAAACGTGCCCTGGCCCAGCGGGTCATGGCCGAAACTGCCGTTAAAGCAGCAGGCGTAGGTCTAGCTACCAACTTTATCCCTCCCGTGGCCCTGGCTCTAGCGCTGGTAGATATTGGGGCGATCGCGGCTCTTCAGGCCAACATGATCTACCGCATTGCTACCATCTACGGCTATTCGCCCACCGACCACGATCGCCGGGGTGAGGTGCTAGCTATTTGGCTGCTGTCGTCCACCACCGGTGGCATGCTCAAGTCGGGGTTAAGCGTAGCTGAATTGATTCCTGGTTTAGGGGCCATTTTGGGCGTAGCCAGCAACGCCACCCTGCTTTACAGCGTCGGTTATTTTGCCTGCCGCTACTACGAAACCAAGCGATCGGCCCCCACCGAAATAGTGGTTTGA
- a CDS encoding MBL fold metallo-hydrolase — MTNTVSPFDASTPAYAGEPSPLEPPTSAQLFTLKFWGVRGNIPAPGADTVRYGGNTACVEVVVGGQRLIFDGGTGLRVLGCYLMQQGQPVNAHLFFTHTHWDRIQGFPFFAPAFASATHLDIYGAPALNGASIKQCLMDQMLRPNFFKPLQTMSASMAFHNIAAGDALSLGEVLVEPWSLNRDTSALGYRVTWQNRVLVYATDTDSTQTSIDPNLLMLATGADVLIFDGTYADTAYSDPNHCCLTPWHLGIEIAKASQVKHLVLFHHNPCHSDDQLDQLERQVQASYAQTSLAREGITLNLL; from the coding sequence ATGACCAATACCGTCAGCCCTTTCGATGCTTCAACTCCGGCTTACGCTGGAGAACCCTCTCCGCTGGAGCCCCCCACCTCAGCTCAGCTCTTTACGCTGAAGTTTTGGGGTGTGCGCGGCAATATTCCAGCCCCGGGGGCTGATACGGTGCGCTACGGGGGCAACACCGCCTGCGTCGAGGTAGTGGTCGGGGGGCAGCGGCTGATTTTTGACGGCGGCACCGGGTTACGGGTACTGGGTTGCTATCTGATGCAGCAGGGGCAGCCCGTTAACGCCCACCTATTTTTTACCCATACCCACTGGGATCGCATTCAGGGCTTCCCGTTTTTTGCCCCGGCCTTTGCCTCTGCCACCCACCTCGATATCTACGGCGCACCAGCCCTGAATGGGGCCTCCATCAAGCAGTGTCTGATGGATCAAATGCTGCGGCCTAACTTTTTTAAGCCGCTGCAAACCATGTCTGCCTCCATGGCCTTTCACAACATTGCGGCGGGTGATGCGCTTTCTCTAGGGGAGGTACTGGTCGAACCCTGGAGCCTCAACCGCGACACCAGTGCCTTAGGCTATCGGGTCACCTGGCAAAACCGGGTTTTGGTTTACGCCACCGACACTGACTCGACCCAAACTAGCATTGACCCGAACCTATTGATGTTGGCTACCGGAGCCGACGTCTTGATCTTTGACGGCACCTATGCCGATACGGCCTACTCAGACCCCAATCACTGCTGTCTAACGCCCTGGCACCTGGGCATTGAGATTGCTAAGGCTAGCCAAGTTAAGCATCTGGTGCTATTCCACCACAACCCCTGCCACAGCGACGATCAGCTCGACCAACTCGAGCGCCAGGTGCAGGCCAGCTATGCTCAAACTAGCTTGGCCAGAGAAGGTATTACCCTGAATCTGCTTTAG
- the wecB gene encoding non-hydrolyzing UDP-N-acetylglucosamine 2-epimerase translates to MSDSSLRVCIILGTRPEAIKLAPVIRAFQQDPALDTQVVLTGQHREMVDQVMALFALTADADLAIMQPQQTLTDITSRSLKGLEAHFQTHRPDLVIVQGDTTTAFAAALAAFYQKIPVGHVEAGLRTDNIYSPYPEEANRRLISQLTTLHFAPTTTAVGHLKAAGVVGTIHHTGNTVIDALLTVAEQNPDCPIDGLDWENHRVLLATVHRRENWGAPLAEIAAGFLAILQDQPDTALLLPLHRNPVVRDPLTKLLGDHPRVFLTEPLDYRRLVGAMSRCHLLLTDSGGLQEEAPGLGKPVLVLRDTTERPEAVDAGTARLIGTSAEAISSNALELLTDPVAYSAMARAVNPFGDGHAADRILAIVKDYYAGQTDR, encoded by the coding sequence ATGTCTGATTCTTCCCTGCGCGTCTGCATCATCTTGGGCACTCGGCCCGAGGCTATCAAACTGGCTCCGGTGATTCGCGCCTTTCAGCAAGATCCCGCGCTTGATACCCAGGTGGTGCTCACGGGCCAACACCGCGAAATGGTCGATCAGGTGATGGCGCTGTTTGCGCTGACTGCCGACGCTGACCTAGCTATTATGCAGCCGCAGCAAACCCTGACCGACATCACCAGCCGCAGTTTGAAGGGGCTAGAGGCTCACTTTCAAACCCATCGCCCCGACCTCGTGATCGTTCAAGGCGATACCACGACGGCCTTTGCTGCCGCCCTAGCCGCGTTCTACCAAAAAATTCCGGTGGGTCACGTAGAGGCGGGCCTACGGACTGACAACATTTACAGCCCCTACCCTGAAGAAGCCAATCGACGGTTGATTTCTCAGCTCACCACTCTGCACTTTGCCCCTACCACCACCGCTGTAGGTCACCTTAAAGCTGCTGGCGTGGTCGGCACCATTCACCACACGGGCAATACGGTAATCGATGCCCTGCTGACTGTGGCCGAGCAAAACCCCGACTGCCCCATCGATGGCCTCGACTGGGAAAACCACCGAGTGTTGCTAGCCACGGTGCACCGTCGCGAAAACTGGGGTGCGCCCCTGGCGGAGATTGCCGCCGGGTTTCTCGCGATTCTCCAGGACCAGCCCGATACCGCGCTCCTGTTGCCGCTCCACCGCAACCCGGTGGTGCGCGACCCGTTGACCAAGCTGCTGGGCGATCATCCTCGGGTGTTTTTGACCGAGCCCCTCGACTACCGCCGTCTGGTGGGAGCCATGAGCCGCTGTCACCTGCTCTTGACTGACTCCGGTGGCCTGCAAGAAGAGGCTCCTGGCCTGGGTAAGCCTGTGCTGGTACTCCGCGATACGACTGAGCGCCCCGAGGCCGTTGACGCTGGAACCGCTCGCTTGATTGGCACCAGCGCCGAGGCGATTAGCAGCAATGCCCTTGAGCTACTCACCGACCCCGTCGCCTACAGCGCCATGGCCCGAGCCGTGAATCCCTTTGGCGATGGCCATGCTGCCGATCGCATTCTGGCCATTGTCAAAGACTACTATGCAGGCCAGACCGATCGGTGA
- a CDS encoding Uma2 family endonuclease → MSGLPMILSLDRVNLTDDQFYRLCEANPTTPLERSASGALVIMSPVDGESGEREADLITDLALWNRQTKLGKVFSSSTLFKLPGGGDRSPDVAWVELSRWNTLTPDEQTGFPPICPDFVIELRSKTDTLPPLKDKMQEYLSSGLRLGWLINPQGQTVEIYRPTLSVETVPFPANLSGEAVFQGLH, encoded by the coding sequence ATGTCTGGATTACCCATGATTTTGAGTTTAGATCGGGTAAACCTAACCGATGACCAGTTTTATCGACTGTGTGAAGCTAACCCAACGACACCGTTGGAACGTTCAGCGTCGGGGGCTTTGGTAATTATGTCTCCAGTGGACGGAGAAAGCGGAGAGCGTGAAGCCGATTTAATTACTGATTTAGCCCTCTGGAATCGACAAACTAAGCTGGGCAAGGTATTTAGTTCATCGACGCTGTTTAAGCTGCCGGGCGGCGGTGATCGCTCTCCAGATGTAGCCTGGGTTGAGCTGTCGCGCTGGAATACGCTGACTCCAGACGAGCAGACTGGCTTTCCGCCAATTTGCCCAGATTTTGTGATCGAGCTGCGCTCTAAAACGGATACACTGCCTCCCCTAAAAGACAAAATGCAGGAGTATCTGTCCAGTGGGCTGCGGTTGGGCTGGCTGATTAACCCCCAAGGGCAAACGGTGGAAATCTACCGACCAACTTTATCCGTAGAAACGGTGCCGTTTCCGGCTAATTTATCTGGGGAGGCGGTGTTCCAGGGTTTGCATTGA
- a CDS encoding SH3 domain-containing protein, with protein sequence MNRSQRVCLSLAACSLLSAPALARVPESPAMPHPQTRLAQASTTATVLYFETESRVVRIYRTDSNLFMNLYNRATNVVEVRAAPARLVPSTRDQTVYTNSQGEAQRFARINSQGDTELEIIAADGTVVLQESGVNAVVGVASGSNDFQGNNFAPGTPALVLSAEAARLRSAPRLGSDIVGTARRREVVDVIDRIGNPNDGFIWYQVVYQGTTGWVRGDLLQPV encoded by the coding sequence ATGAATCGGTCTCAACGAGTTTGCCTGTCTCTAGCGGCTTGCAGCCTACTGTCGGCCCCGGCGCTGGCTAGGGTCCCGGAATCACCGGCAATGCCCCATCCCCAGACCCGCCTGGCCCAAGCCAGCACGACAGCAACGGTGCTGTATTTTGAAACCGAGTCAAGGGTGGTGCGAATTTACCGCACTGACTCAAATCTGTTTATGAACCTCTACAACCGGGCCACCAATGTAGTCGAAGTCAGAGCCGCTCCGGCGCGGCTAGTCCCCAGCACCCGTGACCAAACTGTCTACACCAATAGTCAGGGCGAAGCCCAGCGATTTGCTCGCATTAACAGTCAGGGCGACACCGAGCTAGAAATCATTGCCGCCGATGGTACCGTTGTGCTCCAAGAATCTGGCGTTAACGCTGTGGTGGGGGTGGCATCGGGGTCAAACGACTTTCAGGGCAACAACTTTGCTCCCGGCACTCCGGCCTTAGTCCTATCTGCGGAAGCGGCACGACTGCGATCGGCTCCGCGCCTGGGTAGCGACATTGTGGGTACCGCCCGCCGTCGTGAGGTGGTCGATGTGATCGATCGCATTGGCAACCCCAATGACGGCTTTATCTGGTACCAGGTTGTTTACCAAGGCACCACTGGCTGGGTGCGTGGCGATCTGCTTCAGCCGGTCTAG
- a CDS encoding CRR6 family NdhI maturation factor has translation MAHTITLHESHLQSLDLAPAHEIIEPLLAAGKVLEQEPALRFVIDISRDPADPRELSELPEVRLWFIRLDTVYPWLPLILDWEAGELGRYAAMLVPHQFSPTEGIRYNPEGLEIFMMAKIFAIATWLRSQKITNYTRLKFMTQMLGYEIEDGLFELLA, from the coding sequence ATGGCTCACACCATTACTCTGCATGAGTCTCACCTGCAATCGCTGGATTTGGCCCCAGCCCACGAGATCATTGAGCCGCTGCTGGCGGCGGGTAAGGTATTGGAGCAGGAGCCCGCTTTGCGCTTCGTGATCGACATCAGTCGTGACCCCGCTGACCCCAGGGAGCTGTCGGAACTGCCGGAAGTGCGGCTGTGGTTCATTCGGCTTGATACGGTCTATCCTTGGTTGCCTCTAATACTGGACTGGGAGGCTGGGGAACTAGGGCGCTACGCAGCCATGCTGGTACCGCATCAATTCAGCCCTACCGAAGGAATTCGCTACAACCCCGAAGGCCTAGAAATTTTTATGATGGCAAAGATTTTTGCGATCGCAACCTGGCTTCGTTCCCAAAAAATTACGAACTATACTCGGCTCAAGTTTATGACCCAGATGCTGGGCTACGAAATTGAGGATGGCTTGTTTGAATTACTGGCTTAA
- a CDS encoding efflux RND transporter permease subunit has protein sequence MTPPSSLSGSRFSISGLAIRRHIGTLMLGLTVLVMGFFITTQLPVDLLPSITYPRIGVRGDAPGLSPQVAVDEITRPLEEALSTTEGVVQVFSQTREGQVSIDLFFAPGGDIDQALNDATAALNRARSTLPDNIETPRLFKFDPSQLPVYEMALTSDRLSPQDLRIFAEEELERELQQVPGVASTDVSGGVNEEVQVNVDLRRLQAVGIGVTDVIEALRERNQDISGGRLRGGSEETLTRLVGRFQSADEIQNLQITVPGTTPPQQVYLRDVATVIDGIEEQRIAVRLNGQPAVKVSIQKQPDANTIDVVDGVKAKLDQMRQGGAMPEGMDMTATLDESRFIRNSIQNVAIAGLTGATLAGVVVLLFLGSLRQTFIIVTAIPLATLVALVLMGLFGLSLNVFSLGGLALGVGIVVDNSIVMLENMAKRAEEMEASRQNEGFSTREAIFQAEASSQELESALLASTTTNLVAVLPFLLIGGIISLVFNELVLTISFSVAASLVVALTVVPTLASRLIMGRPTRSLQSWGPFRWFNTRLEGLTLGYGRLLRRVLQQRLLVIGLALLVFGGGSFWMVGQIPQEILPRISTGQARVNVRLPAGTTLEANQRVMQAIDEVLLAQPETDYAFTTAGGSLFGSNTNENTLRGSTTITLKPGTNTVAYVDRINTELNRLPLVNTRVNVSPESVRGLNLTNSPVRADLDLGLQGEDPDALFEAGEQVLAALGQQATLARFRPDGEDPQDEVRITPDWARATNLGLSSGDIGTTIQTALNGSVPTQLQRGNRLVDVKVQLEPGTVQRSAQLLDIPLFTSGGQLVQLGDVAQVGRGPAPGQIQRINRRQVFLIAGDLAEGASLGDALAEATDIVAGLDLPGGITLLPSSAAETNQELQQSLSVLGGLAAFLVFVVMAVQYNSLIDPLVIMLTVPLALAGGILGLFLTQTAIGATVVVGAVLLVGIVVNNAIILVELANQIYEASGCTRQEAILRAAPRRLRPILMTTFTTVLGLFPLALGVGEGAEFLQPLGIVVFSGLSLATVLTLFIIPCFYTLLHGGLGSGGKRAIATDSQLETVDSSEVLQP, from the coding sequence ATGACTCCCCCCTCCTCCCTTTCTGGCAGCCGCTTTAGCATCAGCGGGCTAGCCATTCGGCGGCACATCGGCACCCTCATGCTGGGGCTAACGGTGCTGGTCATGGGCTTTTTTATTACGACCCAGCTGCCCGTCGATCTGCTGCCGTCGATTACCTATCCCCGCATTGGCGTCCGGGGTGATGCCCCCGGTCTATCGCCCCAGGTGGCCGTAGATGAGATTACCCGGCCCCTAGAAGAGGCGCTATCGACCACCGAGGGGGTGGTGCAGGTTTTTTCTCAGACTCGCGAAGGACAAGTCAGCATTGACCTATTCTTCGCCCCCGGCGGCGATATTGACCAGGCCCTGAACGATGCGACGGCTGCCCTCAACCGCGCCCGCAGCACTCTGCCCGACAACATTGAAACCCCGCGCCTGTTTAAGTTTGACCCCTCCCAACTGCCCGTCTACGAGATGGCGCTCACCTCCGATCGCCTCAGCCCCCAAGACCTGCGCATCTTTGCTGAAGAAGAACTAGAGCGAGAGCTGCAGCAGGTGCCCGGCGTAGCCAGCACCGATGTCTCGGGCGGCGTTAACGAGGAGGTGCAGGTGAATGTGGATCTGCGCCGCTTGCAGGCGGTGGGTATTGGGGTAACAGATGTGATCGAGGCCCTGCGTGAGCGCAATCAGGACATCTCAGGCGGTCGCCTGCGCGGCGGCAGTGAAGAAACCCTGACCCGCTTGGTGGGTCGGTTTCAGTCCGCCGATGAGATTCAAAATCTGCAAATTACGGTGCCAGGCACCACTCCGCCCCAGCAGGTTTACCTGCGAGATGTGGCTACGGTAATCGACGGTATCGAAGAGCAGCGGATTGCGGTGCGTCTCAACGGTCAACCGGCGGTTAAAGTGAGCATTCAAAAGCAGCCCGATGCCAACACCATTGACGTGGTAGACGGGGTCAAGGCCAAGCTCGACCAGATGCGTCAGGGCGGAGCGATGCCTGAGGGCATGGATATGACCGCCACCCTCGACGAGTCGCGGTTTATTCGCAACTCGATTCAAAACGTGGCGATCGCAGGGTTGACCGGCGCTACGTTGGCAGGCGTCGTGGTGCTGCTGTTTTTGGGCTCGCTGCGGCAGACCTTCATCATTGTCACCGCTATTCCCCTGGCTACCCTGGTGGCCCTGGTGCTGATGGGGCTGTTTGGGCTATCGCTCAACGTTTTTAGCCTGGGCGGTCTGGCCCTGGGGGTGGGCATTGTGGTGGATAACTCCATTGTCATGCTCGAAAACATGGCCAAGCGGGCCGAAGAAATGGAGGCCTCCCGCCAGAACGAAGGCTTTAGTACTCGCGAGGCCATTTTTCAGGCCGAGGCCAGTAGCCAGGAGTTAGAAAGTGCGCTGCTGGCCTCAACTACTACCAACCTGGTAGCGGTGCTGCCCTTTTTGCTGATCGGCGGCATTATCTCGCTGGTGTTTAACGAGCTGGTTTTGACCATTAGCTTTTCAGTGGCGGCATCGCTGGTGGTGGCCCTCACCGTGGTGCCCACCCTGGCCTCGCGGTTAATTATGGGCCGACCGACGCGATCGCTGCAAAGCTGGGGACCATTTCGGTGGTTTAATACCCGGCTGGAGGGCCTAACGCTAGGTTACGGCCGCCTGCTGCGTCGAGTGTTGCAGCAGCGCCTTTTAGTGATTGGGCTGGCGCTGCTGGTGTTTGGCGGTGGCAGCTTCTGGATGGTGGGCCAAATTCCCCAGGAAATTTTGCCGCGCATCAGCACTGGGCAGGCGCGGGTAAACGTGCGGCTGCCCGCCGGTACCACCCTTGAGGCCAACCAGCGGGTGATGCAGGCCATCGACGAAGTGCTGCTGGCTCAGCCCGAAACCGACTATGCCTTTACCACCGCTGGCGGGTCGTTGTTTGGCAGCAACACCAACGAAAATACCCTGCGCGGCAGCACGACCATCACCCTCAAACCAGGCACCAACACCGTTGCCTACGTAGACCGCATCAATACCGAACTCAACCGTCTCCCCCTAGTCAATACTCGGGTTAACGTCAGCCCTGAGTCAGTGCGAGGGCTCAACTTGACCAATTCTCCGGTGCGGGCTGATCTTGACCTGGGCCTCCAGGGCGAAGACCCCGACGCGCTGTTTGAAGCGGGGGAGCAGGTGCTAGCGGCCCTGGGTCAGCAAGCTACCCTGGCCCGATTCCGCCCCGATGGCGAAGACCCCCAAGACGAAGTACGCATTACCCCAGACTGGGCGAGAGCCACCAACCTCGGCCTCTCCTCGGGCGATATTGGAACGACCATTCAAACCGCGCTGAATGGCTCAGTGCCCACCCAGCTTCAGCGCGGCAATCGCCTGGTCGATGTCAAAGTTCAGCTCGAACCGGGCACTGTGCAGCGATCGGCTCAGCTGTTAGATATTCCTTTGTTCACCAGCGGGGGTCAACTGGTACAGCTGGGCGATGTGGCCCAGGTGGGCCGTGGCCCTGCCCCCGGCCAAATTCAGCGCATCAACCGACGGCAGGTATTTTTGATTGCGGGCGACCTGGCCGAAGGGGCTAGCCTGGGCGATGCCTTGGCTGAAGCCACCGACATTGTGGCGGGGCTAGACCTGCCCGGGGGCATTACCCTACTGCCCAGTTCGGCGGCTGAAACGAATCAAGAGCTTCAGCAGTCGCTCTCGGTACTGGGTGGTTTGGCGGCCTTCCTGGTGTTTGTGGTGATGGCCGTGCAGTACAACTCCCTGATTGACCCGCTGGTGATTATGCTGACGGTGCCCTTAGCTCTGGCCGGAGGCATTCTCGGTTTGTTTTTGACTCAGACGGCGATCGGAGCCACGGTGGTAGTGGGGGCAGTGCTGCTGGTGGGCATTGTGGTAAACAATGCCATCATCCTGGTGGAATTGGCCAATCAAATCTATGAAGCCTCAGGCTGCACGCGGCAGGAGGCAATCTTGCGGGCCGCTCCCCGTCGCCTGCGCCCAATTCTGATGACCACCTTTACAACGGTGCTGGGCCTGTTTCCTTTGGCGCTGGGGGTCGGTGAAGGGGCAGAATTTTTGCAGCCCCTGGGCATTGTGGTGTTCTCAGGGCTGTCTCTGGCAACGGTGCTGACGCTGTTTATTATTCCGTGCTTCTATACTCTGCTCCACGGGGGGCTGGGGTCGGGGGGCAAACGGGCGATCGCCACCGATAGTCAGTTAGAAACGGTAGATAGCTCAGAGGTATTGCAGCCTTAA
- a CDS encoding sigma factor-like helix-turn-helix DNA-binding protein has product MPSQPPSETQQFNRDVQFLLKPNNPHARSLLAFIQRTIRQFGLQAYITEIDIFVEAYLRGVKYTQQHQAEIHQPKAWMRSTAYNIIRECKRDRLHYSALAFDELMDQGQLAGDTPLPAAVDDQAISNAISAVLQALAALSPGDRALIQWKVVEGLSWQEVQTRFVAQGEDRVSQATLRKRGQRALERLRRAYHLFNGEPGSCELADDLSDHLDEQP; this is encoded by the coding sequence ATGCCTTCTCAACCTCCATCAGAAACGCAGCAGTTCAACCGCGATGTGCAGTTTCTGCTCAAGCCCAACAACCCCCACGCGCGATCGCTGCTGGCTTTCATTCAGCGCACTATCAGGCAGTTTGGGTTACAGGCCTACATCACCGAAATCGATATCTTTGTAGAAGCTTACCTGCGGGGCGTTAAGTACACCCAGCAACACCAAGCCGAGATTCACCAGCCTAAGGCCTGGATGCGCAGCACCGCCTACAACATCATCCGCGAGTGCAAGCGCGATCGCCTCCACTACTCAGCGCTGGCCTTTGACGAACTGATGGATCAGGGACAGCTAGCGGGGGATACCCCCTTACCTGCCGCCGTCGATGATCAGGCCATTAGTAACGCCATCAGTGCAGTGCTCCAGGCCCTGGCCGCCCTCTCACCGGGCGATCGCGCTTTGATCCAATGGAAGGTGGTCGAAGGGCTCTCTTGGCAAGAGGTGCAAACCCGGTTCGTGGCCCAGGGCGAAGACCGTGTGTCTCAAGCTACCCTACGCAAGCGGGGCCAGCGGGCCTTGGAGCGCCTGCGACGGGCTTACCACCTGTTTAACGGCGAGCCCGGTTCCTGTGAGCTTGCCGACGATCTTTCTGATCACCTCGACGAGCAGCCCTAG
- a CDS encoding DNA adenine methylase, giving the protein MTAALSITPSLQPRPFLKWAGGKGRLLSQYEPFLPMAIDTYYEPFLGGGAVFFYLVGRIRRAVLGDINPELVNVYCCVRDDVEALIRHLRHHQRWHSPDYYYHVRQQRALPTAIERAARLIYLNKTCYNGLYRENSQGHFNVPVGNYKNPAICDASLLRTASAALQIAEIQTFSFDKLAERSLSPRDFVYFDPPYHPISSTSSFTGYSRHGFTGADQERLAQLFRTLAAQGQRVMLSNSDCELIRELYRGFTQHPILAARAINSRAGRRGKISELLITSP; this is encoded by the coding sequence GTGACCGCGGCCCTTTCAATCACCCCGTCTTTACAGCCTCGTCCGTTTCTTAAATGGGCCGGGGGCAAGGGGCGTTTGCTCAGCCAGTATGAGCCGTTTTTGCCGATGGCAATCGACACCTACTACGAGCCATTTTTAGGCGGCGGAGCCGTGTTTTTTTACCTGGTTGGGCGGATTCGGCGGGCCGTACTGGGAGACATTAACCCAGAACTGGTGAATGTTTACTGCTGCGTGCGCGACGATGTTGAGGCGCTGATTCGCCATCTGCGTCATCACCAGCGGTGGCACAGCCCCGACTACTACTATCACGTGCGCCAGCAGCGGGCCTTACCAACGGCAATTGAGCGGGCCGCCCGGCTGATCTACCTCAACAAAACCTGCTACAACGGCCTCTACCGCGAAAATTCCCAGGGACATTTCAACGTGCCTGTGGGTAACTATAAAAATCCGGCCATCTGCGATGCTTCCCTGCTGCGGACGGCTTCGGCAGCGCTGCAAATTGCAGAAATTCAAACGTTTTCGTTTGACAAGCTGGCGGAGCGATCGCTCTCGCCCCGCGATTTTGTCTACTTTGACCCGCCCTACCACCCGATTAGCTCGACCAGCAGTTTTACCGGCTACAGTCGCCACGGCTTTACTGGAGCCGATCAAGAGCGCCTGGCCCAGCTGTTTCGCACCCTGGCGGCCCAGGGGCAGCGGGTTATGCTGTCCAATTCTGATTGTGAGCTGATCCGTGAGCTCTATCGGGGGTTTACGCAGCACCCAATTTTGGCGGCCCGAGCGATCAATTCGCGGGCGGGGCGGCGGGGCAAAATTAGCGAGCTTTTGATTACCTCTCCCTAA